One segment of Geomonas ferrireducens DNA contains the following:
- a CDS encoding mannose-1-phosphate guanylyltransferase, whose translation MYIVILAGGSGTRFWPLSRKSTPKQLMSVFGGKSMLQRTVERVLPLDPKRILVVTNALQAAETRNQLTYIKDVPVDVIEEPVGRNTAPAIGLAASIIARFDPDGIMAVLPADHYIVDEETFRATLITARSVAVSGALVTLGITPTRPETGYGYIQAAVAGGSGAAAVERFVEKPNLERAMEFLASGRFYWNSGMFVWGACAILDEIGRHMPELAQALARLTFESHVWEIADLKPQIGEIYGAIKGESIDFGVMEKAKDVQVIPASFGWSDVGSWSALPEVMDADTAGHVVINASGAVSVGARDCLAYGGGKVVALVGVSDLIVVDTPDALLVCAKDAAQDVKKVVEELERQGKVELL comes from the coding sequence ATGTACATAGTCATTCTCGCCGGTGGATCCGGGACCAGGTTCTGGCCCCTGTCCCGCAAGAGCACGCCGAAGCAGCTCATGTCGGTTTTCGGCGGCAAGTCCATGTTGCAGAGGACCGTGGAGCGGGTCCTGCCGCTTGATCCGAAGCGGATACTGGTGGTCACCAATGCCCTGCAGGCGGCGGAGACCAGGAACCAGTTGACGTACATAAAAGACGTCCCGGTCGACGTGATCGAGGAGCCGGTAGGCCGCAACACGGCGCCTGCCATCGGCCTTGCCGCCTCGATCATCGCCCGCTTCGATCCCGACGGGATCATGGCGGTGCTGCCGGCCGATCACTACATCGTTGACGAGGAGACCTTCCGGGCCACGCTTATTACCGCACGTTCCGTCGCGGTGAGCGGCGCCCTGGTGACGCTCGGGATCACGCCGACGCGCCCCGAGACCGGCTACGGCTACATCCAGGCCGCCGTCGCGGGAGGTTCCGGTGCCGCTGCCGTCGAGCGCTTCGTGGAGAAGCCCAATCTCGAGCGGGCCATGGAGTTTCTGGCGAGCGGGCGTTTCTACTGGAACAGCGGCATGTTCGTCTGGGGTGCCTGTGCCATTTTGGACGAGATCGGGCGGCACATGCCGGAGCTCGCTCAGGCGCTGGCACGGCTCACCTTCGAGTCCCACGTATGGGAGATCGCGGATCTCAAACCCCAGATTGGCGAGATCTACGGCGCCATCAAGGGTGAGTCCATCGATTTCGGGGTCATGGAGAAGGCGAAGGACGTGCAGGTGATACCGGCGTCGTTCGGCTGGAGTGATGTCGGATCCTGGAGTGCGCTCCCTGAGGTGATGGACGCCGATACCGCGGGGCACGTGGTGATCAACGCGAGCGGAGCGGTATCGGTGGGGGCCAGGGATTGTCTCGCCTATGGCGGCGGCAAGGTGGTGGCGCTCGTCGGGGTAAGCGATCTGATCGTGGTCGATACCCCGGATGCGCTTCTTGTCTGCGCGAAGGATGCCGCCCAGGACGTGAAGAAGGTGGTTGAGGAACTCGAGCGGCAGGGGAAGGTGGAACTGCTTTAG
- a CDS encoding Na+/H+ antiporter NhaA codes for MKKQLSLLREFSVPLAAGVIAALAWANLAPQQYHHFLHDPLLAGLSVHFVTNDLFMAFFFGIAAVEITQSCLPGGDLYPLKRAVNPLLATVGGILGPVVLYLLLNAWIGAPSLARGWGIPTATDIALAWLAARFIFGKGHPAIAFLLLLAIADDAVGLIIIALFYGDPLAPVQPVWLLLCGAALAVCFLLRRFKVANYWPYLILGGTLSWFGLHLAHLHPALALTLVVPFLPHPPMEKRHMFDIDPEDLTPLSRFEHDWKLFVDLGLFVFGLVNAGVTFGAVGTATWLVLASLIAGKMVGITGFGLLGTKLGFPLPIGVGVRELVATSLTAGIGFTVALFVAGEAFADQELASSAKMGAMLSLCAFLPAALVAKAGRGRRSS; via the coding sequence ATGAAAAAGCAGCTAAGCCTGCTGCGGGAGTTCTCGGTCCCACTGGCTGCCGGCGTCATCGCCGCGCTCGCCTGGGCCAACCTCGCCCCGCAGCAGTACCACCACTTCCTGCATGACCCGCTTCTTGCGGGTCTTTCTGTTCACTTCGTCACCAACGACCTGTTCATGGCGTTTTTCTTCGGCATCGCCGCCGTCGAGATCACCCAGAGCTGTCTGCCCGGCGGTGACCTGTACCCCTTGAAGCGTGCGGTGAATCCGCTGCTTGCCACGGTAGGGGGGATACTGGGGCCGGTTGTGCTCTATCTCCTCCTCAACGCCTGGATCGGAGCACCGTCGCTCGCCCGTGGATGGGGCATCCCGACCGCAACCGATATCGCGCTTGCCTGGCTTGCGGCGCGCTTCATCTTCGGCAAAGGGCATCCGGCCATCGCATTTTTGCTTTTGCTGGCGATAGCCGACGACGCGGTGGGGCTCATCATCATCGCCCTTTTCTACGGCGATCCCCTTGCCCCCGTGCAGCCGGTTTGGCTTTTGCTTTGCGGCGCGGCGCTTGCCGTCTGCTTTTTGCTGCGCCGTTTCAAGGTGGCGAACTACTGGCCCTATCTCATTCTCGGCGGCACGCTGAGCTGGTTCGGCCTGCATCTTGCCCATCTGCACCCGGCGCTGGCGCTGACCTTGGTGGTGCCGTTTCTGCCCCATCCCCCCATGGAAAAGCGCCACATGTTCGACATCGATCCCGAGGACCTCACCCCGCTTTCCCGGTTCGAGCACGACTGGAAGCTTTTCGTCGACCTGGGGCTCTTCGTCTTCGGTCTGGTGAACGCTGGCGTGACCTTCGGAGCGGTCGGTACCGCCACCTGGCTTGTGCTCGCCTCCCTGATCGCCGGCAAGATGGTCGGCATCACCGGCTTCGGTCTTTTAGGTACTAAACTGGGCTTCCCGCTTCCCATAGGCGTCGGGGTGCGCGAACTCGTTGCGACCAGCCTCACCGCCGGCATCGGCTTCACCGTTGCCCTCTTCGTCGCCGGAGAGGCCTTCGCTGATCAAGAGCTGGCCTCATCTGCGAAGATGGGGGCGATGCTGAGTCTCTGCGCCTTTCTCCCCGCGGCCCTCGTGGCCAAGGCCGGACGCGGCAGGCGCTCATCCTGA
- a CDS encoding cupin domain-containing protein — MERGERPWGTYTVLEENGSYKIKRIEVMPGQRLSLQMHHHRSEHWIVVSGTARVTCGETVKIININESTFIPIGSTHRLENPGVIPLVIIEVQSGEYLGEDDIVRFQDDYHRVDHESEADGVGAGVEPVV; from the coding sequence ATGGAACGCGGAGAGCGTCCCTGGGGGACATACACCGTACTTGAAGAAAACGGCAGCTACAAGATAAAGCGCATCGAGGTGATGCCGGGGCAGAGGCTGTCGCTGCAGATGCACCACCACAGAAGCGAGCACTGGATCGTCGTTTCCGGGACGGCACGGGTCACCTGCGGTGAGACCGTCAAGATCATCAACATCAACGAATCCACCTTCATCCCCATCGGCTCGACGCATCGTCTGGAGAACCCGGGCGTCATCCCCCTGGTGATCATCGAGGTGCAAAGCGGCGAGTACCTGGGCGAGGACGATATCGTCCGCTTCCAGGACGACTACCACCGCGTGGATCATGAGTCCGAGGCCGACGGCGTCGGGGCCGGCGTGGAGCCTGTCGTATAG
- the rfbD gene encoding dTDP-4-dehydrorhamnose reductase: MILVVGSKGMLGQELMALYGDRARGVDIDDIDITDLASVQRVLTTIKPSVVINAAAYTDVDGCQDNAERAMQVNGEGVAHLAMISKEIGAKLVQVSTDYIFDGNKGTPYLEDDLASPLSVYGESKLAGEMNAWFNPNHLIVRTQWLYGHGGKNFVETMLRLAKDKKEISVVDDQIGSPTWTGDLALAIKALLEKGCEGTYHAANAGFVSWNGFAKEIFRLAGLDVTVLAMTTEELGRPAPRPLYSTLDCGKLSRDTGFTPQPWQEALRRYLELREEK, from the coding sequence ATGATTCTGGTAGTCGGCAGCAAAGGGATGTTGGGACAGGAGCTGATGGCGCTTTACGGTGACCGCGCGCGCGGCGTCGACATCGACGACATCGACATCACCGACCTTGCCTCGGTGCAACGCGTCCTCACCACCATCAAGCCTTCCGTGGTGATTAACGCCGCAGCCTACACCGACGTGGACGGCTGCCAGGACAACGCCGAACGCGCCATGCAGGTGAACGGCGAGGGGGTGGCACACCTTGCCATGATCAGCAAGGAGATCGGCGCGAAACTCGTGCAGGTGAGCACCGACTACATCTTCGACGGCAATAAGGGTACCCCCTACCTCGAGGACGACCTGGCGTCGCCTTTGAGCGTGTACGGCGAATCGAAGCTCGCCGGCGAGATGAACGCCTGGTTCAACCCGAACCACCTGATCGTACGCACCCAGTGGCTCTACGGGCACGGCGGGAAGAACTTCGTAGAGACCATGCTTAGGCTCGCCAAGGACAAAAAGGAGATCTCCGTGGTGGACGACCAGATCGGCTCCCCGACCTGGACCGGCGACCTCGCCCTGGCCATCAAGGCCCTCCTGGAGAAGGGGTGCGAGGGGACCTACCATGCCGCCAACGCGGGATTCGTCTCCTGGAACGGTTTCGCCAAGGAGATCTTCCGCCTTGCGGGCCTTGACGTCACGGTTCTCGCCATGACCACAGAAGAGCTCGGCCGGCCGGCGCCGCGCCCTCTCTATTCAACCCTGGACTGCGGCAAGCTCTCCCGGGATACCGGCTTCACACCGCAGCCCTGGCAGGAGGCGCTCAGGCGCTATCTGGAGCTCAGGGAGGAAAAATAA
- the rfbB gene encoding dTDP-glucose 4,6-dehydratase, with amino-acid sequence MKDAFTPTSLLVTGGAGFIGSNFINHFMAGNPGCRVVNLDLLTYAGNLKNLTAVEANPQYRFVKGDICDASLVARLLEEEKIDAVAHFAAESHVDRSITGPDIFVRTNVLGTQTLLEASRKHAESLPAFRFLQVSTDEVYGSLGSEGYFTEETPLAPNSPYSASKAGADLLVRAYFETFGLPTLNTRCSNNYGPYHFPEKLIPLMIHNILKRRSLPVYGDGLNVRDWLHVKDHSAAIERVLKSGKPGEIFNVGGNNEWKNIDIVKLVCDLMDERLGRASGESRGLITFVKDRKGHDRRYAIDASKLKRDLGWEPGYTFERGIAETIDWYLANQAWVEEVASGAYREYYEMQYGQA; translated from the coding sequence ATGAAGGATGCATTCACCCCCACCTCACTTTTGGTTACCGGAGGAGCGGGTTTCATTGGTTCCAATTTCATCAATCACTTCATGGCCGGCAATCCCGGCTGCCGGGTCGTCAACCTCGACCTTTTGACCTATGCCGGGAACCTCAAGAACCTCACCGCGGTCGAGGCGAACCCGCAGTACCGTTTCGTGAAAGGGGACATCTGCGACGCCTCCCTGGTGGCGCGGCTTCTGGAAGAGGAGAAGATAGACGCCGTCGCGCACTTTGCCGCCGAGTCGCACGTCGACCGCTCCATCACCGGTCCTGACATATTCGTGAGGACCAACGTTCTCGGGACGCAGACCCTTCTCGAGGCGAGCCGCAAACACGCCGAGAGTCTCCCTGCGTTCCGCTTCCTGCAGGTCTCCACGGACGAGGTATACGGCAGCCTTGGTTCCGAAGGGTACTTCACGGAGGAGACTCCGCTTGCCCCCAACTCCCCGTACTCCGCCAGCAAGGCCGGGGCGGATCTCCTGGTGCGGGCGTATTTCGAGACCTTCGGTCTGCCGACCCTTAATACCCGTTGCTCCAACAACTACGGCCCCTACCATTTCCCTGAGAAGCTCATCCCGCTGATGATCCACAACATCCTGAAGCGGCGCTCTCTGCCGGTTTATGGCGACGGCCTGAACGTGCGCGACTGGCTGCACGTGAAGGACCACTCCGCGGCGATCGAGCGTGTGCTGAAGAGCGGGAAGCCGGGCGAGATCTTCAACGTAGGCGGGAACAACGAGTGGAAGAACATCGACATCGTGAAGCTCGTCTGCGATCTGATGGATGAGCGGCTCGGGCGTGCGTCCGGTGAGAGTCGCGGGCTGATCACCTTCGTGAAGGACCGCAAGGGGCATGACCGGCGTTACGCCATCGACGCCTCGAAATTGAAGCGTGACCTCGGGTGGGAGCCCGGTTACACCTTCGAGCGCGGCATCGCCGAGACCATCGACTGGTATCTGGCGAACCAGGCGTGGGTCGAGGAAGTCGCCTCCGGCGCCTACCGCGAGTACTACGAGATGCAGTACGGCCAGGCTTAA
- a CDS encoding LPS-assembly protein LptD — MKPARAFWLLTYLLFSAGIARGEMAIPNKEATIKADHLSVDTPTDSYHAEGNVLITQEGASLLADSVIYHRLTGDAVAEGNVRLERGGDTMNGRKLLLDLVTQHGELLSGELFVKKSNFRLRADRLMKTGDADYRVERGTFTTCDGDRPSWHFEASRVDLTLDEYATAKHAVFYVGDIPLFYTPYLVFPANTDRQSGLMIPKLGFSSKRGFYIDQPYYWAINQSQEATFNLDIETSRGVGSGVEYRYLRPHGSQGYLHAFGIYDTNESGFRGEVQQRHLEILTPDLTVASTIHMISDRRYYLDYGEFSGEYNRQLLESTVSFDRRWDRYGLSGDLRYAQDLEAPTNDATLQRLPRLSFIAAGDKIGPLLFSMDSSVSNFIRDIGATGQRLVVHPRLSYYAKPGDALDFSLYGGFQQRLYNARGDSPDPGWRQIGQADGGATLSLPLERIYDGTTRHLLVPELQYAFVERRADQNLPLFDYDDRVLGQSIAYLSLSNTFTRKFVREGLPDEYRDIMYLKLTQGYQFSGERRDLLTLVDEGNKLTDLMLESVVTPMQNLSLLLDGRYNMEGNDLSTANIGLEYKGEGKKDLARLTYRHSRGELDYLDAGLVFPLGTRFTADLEGRYSFDRGAFLGSRYALEYRQQCWSVVLAYSDRVRSHQVTGEQQFTVNFSLAGLGSLGPMRTM; from the coding sequence ATGAAACCTGCAAGAGCCTTCTGGCTCCTAACATACCTTCTTTTCTCCGCCGGGATTGCCCGGGGCGAGATGGCCATCCCCAACAAGGAGGCGACCATCAAGGCGGACCACCTGTCGGTGGACACCCCAACCGACAGCTACCACGCCGAGGGGAACGTGCTCATCACCCAGGAGGGTGCATCCCTTCTCGCCGACAGCGTCATCTATCACAGGTTGACCGGCGATGCGGTTGCCGAGGGGAACGTCCGACTCGAGCGCGGCGGCGATACCATGAACGGCAGGAAGCTCCTTTTGGACCTGGTCACCCAGCACGGGGAGCTTTTGAGCGGCGAGCTCTTCGTGAAAAAATCCAATTTCCGCCTGCGTGCCGACCGGCTTATGAAGACCGGGGATGCCGACTACCGGGTGGAGCGGGGGACCTTCACCACCTGCGACGGCGACCGCCCGAGCTGGCATTTCGAGGCGAGCCGGGTTGATCTCACCCTGGATGAATACGCGACGGCGAAACACGCGGTATTCTACGTCGGCGACATCCCGTTGTTCTACACCCCGTACCTCGTCTTCCCGGCCAACACCGATCGGCAGTCGGGTCTTATGATACCGAAGCTCGGCTTCTCGTCGAAACGGGGCTTCTACATCGACCAGCCGTACTACTGGGCCATAAACCAGAGCCAGGAGGCGACCTTCAACCTCGACATCGAGACCTCCCGCGGCGTGGGGAGCGGCGTCGAATACCGCTACCTGCGGCCGCACGGCAGTCAGGGGTACCTGCATGCCTTCGGTATCTACGACACCAATGAGAGCGGGTTCCGCGGCGAGGTGCAGCAAAGACACCTGGAGATCCTCACGCCGGACCTGACCGTTGCCTCCACCATCCACATGATCTCGGACCGCCGCTACTACCTTGATTACGGCGAGTTTTCCGGCGAATACAACCGCCAGCTCCTCGAATCGACCGTCTCTTTCGACCGGCGCTGGGACCGCTACGGTTTGAGCGGTGACCTGCGTTATGCGCAGGACCTCGAGGCTCCCACCAACGACGCGACGCTGCAGCGCTTGCCGAGACTGAGCTTCATCGCCGCAGGGGACAAGATCGGTCCGCTTCTTTTCTCCATGGACTCGAGCGTCTCCAATTTCATCCGCGACATCGGGGCAACCGGACAGCGCCTCGTCGTGCACCCGCGGCTTTCCTACTACGCTAAGCCGGGGGACGCGCTCGACTTCTCGCTGTACGGAGGGTTCCAGCAGCGCCTGTACAACGCACGCGGCGACAGCCCCGACCCCGGGTGGCGCCAGATCGGGCAGGCCGACGGCGGGGCCACGTTGTCGCTTCCCCTGGAGAGGATCTACGACGGAACGACGCGCCACCTGCTGGTTCCCGAGCTCCAATACGCTTTCGTGGAGCGGCGCGCCGATCAGAATCTCCCCCTCTTCGACTACGACGACCGCGTCTTGGGGCAGAGCATCGCCTACCTTTCCCTATCAAACACCTTCACAAGGAAGTTCGTCAGGGAGGGGCTGCCGGACGAGTACCGCGACATCATGTACCTGAAGCTGACCCAAGGGTACCAGTTCTCGGGTGAGCGCCGCGACCTCCTCACGCTGGTCGACGAGGGGAACAAGCTAACCGACCTGATGCTTGAGAGCGTGGTCACCCCGATGCAGAACCTTTCCCTGCTCCTGGACGGGCGCTACAACATGGAGGGCAACGACCTCTCCACCGCCAACATCGGGCTCGAGTACAAGGGGGAGGGGAAGAAGGACCTGGCCCGGCTGACCTATCGCCACAGTAGGGGCGAGCTGGACTACCTGGACGCCGGTCTGGTCTTCCCGCTCGGGACCCGGTTCACCGCAGACCTGGAGGGGCGTTACTCCTTTGACAGGGGCGCCTTCCTGGGCTCCCGCTACGCCCTGGAATACCGGCAGCAGTGCTGGAGCGTGGTTCTGGCCTATTCCGACCGGGTGCGGAGTCACCAGGTGACCGGCGAGCAGCAGTTCACGGTAAACTTCTCGCTGGCCGGCCTGGGATCGCTGGGGCCGATGCGGACCATGTAG
- a CDS encoding bifunctional folylpolyglutamate synthase/dihydrofolate synthase, which produces MTYAETLEHIYALGRFGIKPGLDRIVPLLAALGNPQDTFKTVHVVGTNGKGSTSSFLASILGAGGYRTGLFTSPHLISFTERMKVNGAEIEEDDVARLAALVLAAAPKESTFFEIVTALAALYFAESGVDIAIFEAGMGGRLDATNALNGILCAIAPISIEHTDYLGSTVEEIAAEKAGICKPGAPVVTARQLPEAQFIIEHNADRLAAPLYRQGEAFDAFWMDRSLYYRGVSLTLDGLQCGLLGRYQSGNAALALACAEILGAIGFPITPQAMAAGVANARWPGRMELFGDAPRVLLDGAHNPAGARALAEALDDIPRGRLFLVIGVMADKELSGILSPLLPLAERVFAVTPAIDRALPAVELAGYCLGAGVEAMAAGSVGEGVQLARNVAADDDLIVVCGSLFTVGEARGHLKSETFEPFRG; this is translated from the coding sequence ATGACCTACGCGGAGACCCTCGAGCACATCTACGCCCTGGGACGCTTCGGCATCAAGCCGGGGCTCGACAGGATCGTCCCGCTTCTTGCCGCACTGGGCAATCCGCAGGACACCTTCAAGACGGTCCACGTTGTCGGCACCAACGGCAAGGGGTCGACCTCTTCCTTCCTCGCCTCCATCCTCGGCGCCGGCGGCTACAGAACCGGACTTTTCACCTCGCCGCATCTGATATCCTTCACCGAGCGCATGAAGGTGAACGGCGCTGAAATCGAGGAGGATGACGTGGCGCGGCTGGCGGCCCTGGTGCTTGCCGCCGCCCCGAAAGAGAGCACCTTCTTCGAGATCGTCACCGCTTTGGCAGCCCTCTATTTTGCCGAGAGCGGGGTGGACATCGCCATCTTCGAGGCGGGGATGGGAGGACGCCTCGACGCCACCAACGCACTCAACGGTATCCTTTGCGCCATCGCGCCGATCTCCATCGAGCACACCGATTATCTCGGCAGCACCGTCGAGGAGATCGCCGCGGAGAAGGCCGGGATCTGCAAGCCCGGCGCCCCTGTGGTGACGGCGCGCCAGCTCCCCGAGGCGCAGTTCATCATCGAGCACAACGCGGACCGTCTCGCCGCACCGCTTTACCGACAGGGTGAAGCCTTCGACGCCTTCTGGATGGACCGCTCCCTGTATTACCGGGGCGTCTCGCTCACCCTGGACGGGCTGCAATGCGGCCTTTTGGGGCGCTATCAAAGCGGCAACGCGGCCCTCGCGCTCGCCTGCGCGGAGATCCTCGGGGCGATCGGCTTTCCGATAACGCCTCAGGCGATGGCCGCCGGGGTGGCCAACGCCCGCTGGCCCGGACGGATGGAGCTCTTCGGCGACGCCCCCCGCGTGCTGCTCGACGGGGCACACAACCCGGCCGGTGCCCGGGCCCTTGCCGAGGCGCTCGATGACATCCCGCGCGGGCGTCTGTTCCTTGTCATCGGCGTGATGGCCGACAAGGAGCTTTCCGGCATCCTCTCTCCGCTTTTGCCGCTTGCCGAGCGGGTCTTCGCGGTGACGCCGGCCATCGATCGCGCTCTGCCCGCCGTGGAACTTGCCGGCTACTGTCTCGGGGCCGGGGTCGAGGCCATGGCGGCCGGAAGCGTCGGCGAAGGGGTCCAGCTTGCGAGAAACGTGGCCGCTGACGACGACCTGATCGTGGTGTGCGGTTCCCTCTTCACCGTGGGTGAGGCGAGGGGCCACCTGAAATCCGAGACCTTCGAGCCGTTCCGGGGATGA
- a CDS encoding LysE family translocator, giving the protein MVSLTQLALFAVASTLLIFTPGPDIIYVMTRGVAQGRKAGLAAAAGFALGNFAHTFFAIVGLSALITSSATAFACVRYAGAAYLMYIGYKMLRSKASIVAEGAAGELACREIFRQSILANIMNPKVALFFLAFFPQFVERSRGGVPMQMLVLGSTFVMLTMLGFGLVALLSGEIGRWLNRSAGAGNRIGQVAGCILMALGLRLAWPEA; this is encoded by the coding sequence ATGGTTTCCCTCACCCAGTTGGCCCTGTTCGCCGTCGCCTCCACGCTCCTCATCTTCACCCCCGGCCCCGACATCATCTACGTGATGACGCGCGGCGTTGCGCAGGGGAGAAAGGCCGGCCTCGCGGCGGCGGCAGGGTTCGCGCTCGGCAACTTCGCGCACACCTTCTTCGCCATCGTCGGCCTCTCCGCCCTGATCACCTCTTCGGCGACCGCCTTCGCCTGCGTGAGGTACGCCGGTGCCGCTTACCTGATGTACATCGGCTACAAGATGCTCCGCAGCAAGGCGTCCATCGTCGCGGAGGGGGCGGCGGGGGAACTGGCGTGCCGGGAGATCTTTCGTCAAAGCATCCTCGCCAACATCATGAACCCGAAGGTGGCGCTCTTCTTTCTCGCCTTCTTCCCTCAGTTCGTCGAGCGCTCGCGCGGCGGCGTTCCCATGCAGATGCTCGTTCTCGGCAGCACCTTCGTCATGCTGACCATGCTCGGCTTTGGCCTTGTGGCACTTCTCTCCGGGGAGATCGGGCGCTGGCTGAACCGCAGCGCGGGCGCCGGAAACCGGATCGGACAGGTGGCCGGCTGCATCCTGATGGCCCTCGGTCTGCGTCTTGCCTGGCCCGAGGCCTGA
- the accD gene encoding acetyl-CoA carboxylase, carboxyltransferase subunit beta, whose protein sequence is MAWFKRDNPPKARGPEHKVKVPEGLWTKCVSCAETIYTKDIESNLNVCPKCGHHYRVSTKRRIELLIDEGTFVEFDAGIVSVDFLEFKDSKSYQERIDQALAKKGSKDAIVCGSGKIEGTPVQLCVFDFSFMGGSMGSVVGEKITRGIERALAERTPCIIVSASGGARMQESILSLMQMAKTSAALAKLREAGLPFVSILTDPTTGGVTASFAMLGDINMAEPKALIGFAGPRVIEQTIRQKLPQGFQRSEYLLDHGMVDVIVERSKMKAQLSSILKMLYRN, encoded by the coding sequence ATGGCTTGGTTCAAAAGAGACAATCCGCCTAAAGCAAGAGGGCCGGAGCACAAGGTGAAGGTGCCGGAAGGGCTTTGGACGAAGTGCGTTAGCTGCGCAGAGACCATCTATACGAAGGACATCGAGAGCAACCTGAACGTCTGCCCGAAGTGCGGCCACCACTACCGCGTCTCCACGAAGAGGAGGATCGAGCTCCTCATCGACGAGGGGACCTTCGTCGAGTTCGACGCCGGTATCGTGTCGGTCGATTTCCTCGAGTTCAAGGACAGCAAGAGCTACCAGGAGCGCATCGACCAGGCCTTGGCCAAGAAAGGGAGCAAGGACGCCATCGTCTGCGGCTCGGGCAAGATCGAGGGGACCCCTGTGCAGCTGTGCGTCTTCGACTTCTCCTTCATGGGGGGCTCCATGGGGAGCGTCGTGGGCGAGAAGATCACCCGCGGCATCGAGCGCGCCCTTGCCGAGCGCACCCCCTGCATCATCGTCTCCGCCTCCGGCGGCGCCAGGATGCAGGAGAGCATCCTCTCCCTCATGCAGATGGCGAAGACCTCCGCGGCCCTTGCCAAGCTCCGTGAAGCAGGGCTTCCCTTCGTCTCCATCCTGACCGACCCGACCACCGGCGGCGTCACCGCGAGCTTCGCGATGCTGGGCGACATCAACATGGCCGAGCCGAAGGCGCTCATCGGTTTCGCAGGACCCCGCGTCATCGAGCAGACCATCCGCCAGAAGCTCCCGCAGGGCTTCCAGCGCTCCGAGTACCTGCTTGACCACGGCATGGTCGACGTCATCGTGGAGCGGAGCAAGATGAAAGCACAGCTCTCCAGCATCCTGAAGATGCTCTACAGAAACTAA
- the trpA gene encoding tryptophan synthase subunit alpha, with amino-acid sequence MGRIADRFAALKAKGEKGLVTFITAGDPDLATTEQAVLELEKAGADLIELGVPFSDPMADGPTIQLSSDRALASGTTLPGILELVARLRVKTQIPIVLMGYFNPIFTYGAERFACDAAKAGVDALLVVDLPPEEAPELKEHTDRCGLDLIFLLTPTSDAERVASVARQGSGFIYYVSVTGVTGARSAVADTLAERVTSVRDALSLPLVVGFGISTPEQARQVAQVADGVVVGSALVKYFEKYQGAELLRELSSFVGALKQGVRQSSAG; translated from the coding sequence ATGGGCAGGATTGCCGATAGATTCGCAGCACTCAAAGCAAAAGGGGAAAAGGGGCTGGTGACATTCATCACCGCCGGCGACCCGGACCTCGCCACCACCGAACAGGCGGTGCTGGAACTGGAGAAGGCCGGGGCCGACCTGATCGAGCTCGGCGTCCCGTTCTCCGATCCGATGGCGGACGGGCCGACCATCCAGCTTTCGTCGGACCGGGCCCTTGCCTCCGGGACCACGCTCCCGGGGATTCTCGAACTGGTCGCGCGCCTGCGCGTAAAAACCCAGATCCCCATCGTCCTCATGGGGTACTTCAACCCGATCTTCACCTACGGAGCCGAGCGCTTCGCCTGCGATGCCGCCAAGGCGGGTGTGGACGCGCTCCTCGTCGTTGACCTTCCCCCGGAAGAGGCGCCCGAGCTCAAGGAGCACACCGACCGTTGCGGCCTCGACCTCATCTTCCTTCTGACGCCGACCTCGGACGCCGAGCGCGTCGCGTCGGTTGCGCGCCAGGGAAGCGGCTTCATCTACTACGTCTCGGTGACCGGCGTGACCGGCGCGAGAAGTGCGGTGGCCGACACCCTCGCCGAACGCGTCACCTCTGTGCGGGACGCGCTCAGCCTGCCGCTCGTGGTCGGCTTCGGCATTTCCACGCCGGAGCAGGCCAGGCAGGTTGCGCAGGTCGCCGACGGCGTGGTGGTGGGAAGCGCCCTGGTGAAGTATTTCGAGAAATACCAGGGGGCGGAACTGTTGCGGGAACTCTCCTCCTTCGTCGGCGCTCTAAAACAAGGGGTGCGGCAATCGTCCGCAGGATAA